The DNA window CCCGCCCGCGTGCCGAGCTCGCGATGCCCGGCCACCTTGGCGATCTGGTCGTACAGCGTGTCGATCCCGGCCTGCCCGGCGCCCGACGCGGCCTGGTACGACGCGACGACGAGCGACTCGAGCACGTACGCGCGATGCAGCGCACCGATCGCGACGATCATGGAAAGCGTTGTGCAGTTGGGGTTTGCGATGATCCCCTTCGGCCGCTTGCGGGCGACCGACGCGTTCACCTCGGGCACGACGAGCGGTACGTCCGGGTCCATCCGGAACGCGCCGGAGTTGTCGACCACCACGGCACCCGCCGCGACCGCCACCTCGGCCCACTCCGCCGACACCTCGTCGGGAACGTCGAACATCGCGACGTCCACGCCGTCGAAGACCTCGGCGGTCAACGGCAGCACGGTCGTCTCCTGACCGCGTACGACCAGGCGTCGACCAGCAGAACGGTGCGACGCGATCAGCCGGATCTCGCCCCACACGTCGCGGCGGGTCGAGAGCAGCTCGAGCATCACCGTTCCGACCGCTCCGGTGGCTCCGACGACCGCGAGTGTCGGCTTGGCTCCCTCCGGCGCCTTCCCCCGTGCCCCCGTCACCGTCCGGTCCCGCCGTAGACGACGGCCTCGACCTCGTCGGCGTCGAGCTCGAACGCGTGGTGGGCGGCAGCGACCGCGTTGTCGACATCGTCCTCGTCGACCACGACCGACACCCGGATCTCCGACGTGGAGATCATCTCGATGTTGACGCCAGCCTCCGCGACAGCGGCGAAGAAGCGCGCGGCGACGCCGGGGTTCGTCCGCATGCCGGCGCCAATCAGCGACACCTTGCCGATGCGGTCGTCGTACAGCAGCTGCTCGAACCCGACCTCTTCCTTGATCTTCGCAAGCGCGTTCATCGCGGTCTGGCCGTCCTCGCGCGGCAGGCTGAACGAGATGTCCGTCCGTCCGGTCGCCACCCCGGAGACGTTCTGCACGATCATGTCGAGGTTGATCTCGGCGGTCGCGAGCGTGGAGAAGATCCGCGCTGCCTCACCGACCTTGTCGGGCACTGCCACGACAGTGATCTTGGCCTCGCTCCGGTCGTGTGCGACCCCGGAGATGATCGCCTGTTCCATCTCGACCCCTTCCGCTGCTTCGGCGTCGACGAGGCCCTTCTCGACCGCCGCCTGGTAGGTGTCAGCATCGGCGACCCACGTTCCGGGCTGATTGCTGAACGACGAACGTACGTGAATAGGTACCCCGTATCGGCGTGCGTACTCGACGCAACGCAGGTGCAGCACCTTCGAACCGCAGGCCGCCATCTCCAGCATCTCTGCGTAGCTGATGCGAGGCATCCGGCGCGCGGTCGGGACGACGCGCGGGTCGGCGGTGAACACGCCGTCGACGTCGGTGTAGATCTCGCACACGTCCGCGTCCAACGCGGCGGC is part of the Tenggerimyces flavus genome and encodes:
- a CDS encoding aspartate-semialdehyde dehydrogenase; the encoded protein is MTGARGKAPEGAKPTLAVVGATGAVGTVMLELLSTRRDVWGEIRLIASHRSAGRRLVVRGQETTVLPLTAEVFDGVDVAMFDVPDEVSAEWAEVAVAAGAVVVDNSGAFRMDPDVPLVVPEVNASVARKRPKGIIANPNCTTLSMIVAIGALHRAYVLESLVVASYQAASGAGQAGIDTLYDQIAKVAGHRELGTRAGDVRRIVDDDLGPFAAPLAMNVVPWVGSAGADGWTSEELKVRNESRKILGLPDLPVSATCVRVPVVTGHSLAVHARFKRPIELPKVYELLRDSSGVLLFDDPSHQEFPTPADVVGTDPTWVGRLRIALDDPQALDLFVCGDNLRKGAALNTAQIAEVVAEDFMAVATA
- a CDS encoding aspartate kinase codes for the protein MSLVVQKYGGSSVADAQCIKRVAQRIVATKKAGHEVVVVVSAMGDTTDDLRDLAQQVSPLPPPRELDMLLTAGERISMALLAMAIANLGQTAKSYTGSQAGVLTTSVHGKAKIIDITPGRIRKALDEGAIAIVAGFQGVSQDTKEITTLGRGASDTTAVALAAALDADVCEIYTDVDGVFTADPRVVPTARRMPRISYAEMLEMAACGSKVLHLRCVEYARRYGVPIHVRSSFSNQPGTWVADADTYQAAVEKGLVDAEAAEGVEMEQAIISGVAHDRSEAKITVVAVPDKVGEAARIFSTLATAEINLDMIVQNVSGVATGRTDISFSLPREDGQTAMNALAKIKEEVGFEQLLYDDRIGKVSLIGAGMRTNPGVAARFFAAVAEAGVNIEMISTSEIRVSVVVDEDDVDNAVAAAHHAFELDADEVEAVVYGGTGR